A window of Tautonia plasticadhaerens contains these coding sequences:
- the glmM gene encoding phosphoglucosamine mutase: MGTRIASISGLRGIVGDGLDPVDVTAFAASYAAEVVSRSGKDAPTVLVGHDARRSAEMMLGAVLSGLSASGCHAASLGPTATPTIGFLIRDREAAGGIQISASHNPAEYNGLKFFRASGSVLGPDEGRAVLDRFERRAFRWVPTERLGTIDREDRDSTPDVAHAARVLGLVDAPTIMARRFRVVLDANHGAGGGLASWLLRQLNCDLRLLGGEPDGRYDHPPEPTEENLEELTAIVPAIGADIGFAQDPDADRLAIVDEAGRYIGEELTLALAVRHRLGRREGPVVMNLSTSRVAEEIARGLGCEVIRTPVGEIHVVEAMQAADAVIGGEGNGGVIDPRVGWVRDSLVGMALVLDLMASTGRRLSALVDELPKYAMVKTKFPVGPEPIAEILGRIASAHPEASADRRDGLRLDWPDAWAHVRASNTEPIVRVIAEAGDPERARALAGSLGRLAGGGGPS; encoded by the coding sequence ATGGGCACTCGGATCGCCAGCATCTCGGGGCTTCGGGGGATCGTGGGGGACGGCCTCGACCCGGTCGACGTGACCGCCTTCGCGGCGAGCTACGCGGCGGAGGTCGTCTCCCGATCGGGCAAGGATGCGCCGACGGTCCTCGTCGGCCACGACGCCCGACGCTCGGCCGAGATGATGCTCGGGGCCGTGCTCTCCGGCCTCTCCGCCTCGGGATGCCACGCCGCCTCCCTCGGGCCGACCGCGACGCCGACCATCGGCTTCCTCATCCGGGACCGCGAGGCCGCCGGCGGCATCCAGATCTCCGCCTCGCACAACCCCGCCGAGTACAACGGGTTGAAGTTCTTCCGGGCCTCCGGCTCGGTGCTCGGCCCCGACGAGGGCCGGGCCGTCCTCGACCGCTTCGAGCGGAGGGCCTTCCGCTGGGTCCCCACTGAACGGCTCGGCACCATCGACCGGGAGGATCGGGACTCGACGCCCGACGTGGCCCACGCCGCCCGGGTCCTCGGGCTGGTCGACGCCCCGACGATCATGGCCAGGCGGTTCCGGGTCGTGCTCGACGCCAACCACGGCGCGGGGGGCGGCCTGGCATCCTGGTTGCTTCGTCAACTGAATTGCGACCTCCGCCTGCTCGGCGGCGAGCCCGACGGCCGATACGACCACCCCCCCGAGCCGACCGAGGAGAACCTGGAGGAACTGACCGCCATCGTCCCCGCCATCGGCGCCGACATCGGCTTCGCCCAGGACCCCGATGCCGACCGCCTCGCCATCGTCGACGAGGCCGGCCGGTACATCGGCGAGGAACTGACCCTGGCCCTGGCCGTCCGCCACCGGCTCGGCCGGCGGGAGGGGCCGGTGGTCATGAACCTCTCGACCTCCCGGGTCGCCGAGGAGATCGCCCGGGGGCTCGGCTGCGAGGTGATCCGCACCCCGGTCGGCGAGATCCACGTCGTCGAGGCGATGCAGGCCGCCGACGCCGTCATCGGCGGCGAGGGGAACGGCGGGGTCATCGACCCCCGGGTCGGCTGGGTCCGGGACAGCCTCGTCGGCATGGCCCTGGTGCTCGACCTGATGGCCTCGACCGGCAGACGCCTCTCGGCACTGGTCGACGAGCTGCCGAAGTACGCGATGGTGAAGACGAAGTTCCCGGTCGGCCCGGAGCCGATCGCCGAGATCCTGGGGCGGATCGCCTCGGCGCACCCCGAGGCGTCGGCCGACCGCCGGGACGGCCTGCGGCTCGACTGGCCGGACGCCTGGGCGCACGTCCGGGCCAGCAACACCGAGCCGATCGTCCGGGTGATCGCCGAGGCCGGGGACCCCGAGCGGGCCCGGGCCCTGGCCGGGTCGCTCGGCCGCCTCGCCGGCGGGGGAGGCCCCTCGTGA
- a CDS encoding sigma-70 family RNA polymerase sigma factor, with protein sequence MTEESNTPTPPTPPPSRATPPQGRSFRAPAPAVTALVIGLAAMTASARESDLVRDIQRYCTVCWKNAHLDPSLWDDCTQEVCCRLLTKARAGELELDLVLAEDTPERRELVRAIDMVRKRVQRSKKYQPLDETSPSFALGDDRNRLELGEILEAARRAVLSPRQDRIVELWTRGWTVPEIADALGLNPARVSDEKYKALRKLERHLAGRRDELDLPTAPDSEDEEIRRVG encoded by the coding sequence ATGACCGAAGAATCCAACACCCCGACGCCCCCGACGCCGCCCCCCTCGAGGGCGACTCCCCCCCAGGGACGCTCCTTCCGGGCCCCGGCCCCGGCGGTCACCGCGCTGGTCATCGGCCTGGCCGCCATGACGGCCTCGGCCCGGGAATCAGACCTGGTCCGCGACATCCAGCGGTACTGCACCGTCTGCTGGAAGAATGCGCATCTGGACCCGAGCCTCTGGGACGACTGCACCCAGGAGGTCTGCTGCCGGTTGCTGACCAAGGCCCGGGCCGGCGAGTTGGAGCTGGACCTGGTGCTGGCCGAGGACACCCCCGAACGCCGGGAGCTGGTCCGGGCGATCGACATGGTCCGCAAGCGCGTCCAGCGCTCCAAGAAGTACCAGCCGCTGGACGAGACCTCACCCTCCTTCGCCCTGGGGGACGACCGCAACCGCCTGGAGCTGGGCGAGATCCTCGAGGCCGCCCGACGCGCCGTGCTCTCCCCCCGACAGGATCGGATCGTCGAACTCTGGACCCGGGGCTGGACCGTCCCCGAGATCGCCGACGCCCTTGGCCTGAACCCCGCCCGGGTCAGCGACGAGAAGTACAAGGCCCTCCGCAAGCTGGAGCGGCACCTCGCCGGCCGTCGGGACGAGCTGGACCTCCCCACCGCCCCGGATTCCGAGGACGAGGAGATCCGCCGCGTCGGCTGA
- a CDS encoding HAD family hydrolase: protein MNWPTFDEPPSVAFLDVDGTLLAETTSYLYGKLLRRRGMIDKSLLLRAALHGFRHRFGRLDYGRLLQYGFRMIENIPLVELERAAYENFKDQVKPRLYEGVVDHLNQLRFAGTPLVLVSSSPAAVISPLGIYLGCTDTLTTPIRVEDGRIAGQGPGPACYGEGKLYWASRWAEERGIPMDSAVAYADNWSDRALLERVGRAVVVRPGRRLRKLAMIRGWTIVNPRRPRVDRGAPPGAE from the coding sequence GTGAACTGGCCGACCTTCGACGAGCCCCCCTCGGTCGCCTTCCTCGACGTCGACGGCACCCTGCTGGCGGAGACGACCTCGTACCTCTACGGCAAGCTCCTCCGGCGCCGGGGGATGATCGACAAGTCGCTGCTCCTGCGGGCCGCCCTGCACGGGTTCCGCCACCGGTTCGGGCGGCTCGACTACGGCCGCCTGCTCCAGTACGGCTTCCGGATGATCGAGAACATCCCCCTGGTGGAGCTGGAGAGGGCCGCCTACGAGAACTTCAAGGACCAGGTCAAGCCGAGGCTCTACGAGGGGGTGGTCGACCACCTCAACCAGCTCCGGTTCGCCGGCACGCCGCTGGTGCTAGTCTCCTCGTCGCCGGCGGCGGTCATCTCCCCGCTGGGGATCTATCTTGGCTGTACCGACACGCTGACCACGCCGATCCGGGTCGAGGACGGCCGGATCGCCGGCCAGGGGCCCGGACCCGCGTGTTATGGCGAAGGCAAGCTCTACTGGGCGAGCCGGTGGGCCGAGGAGCGGGGGATCCCGATGGACTCGGCGGTGGCCTATGCGGATAATTGGAGCGACCGCGCCCTGCTGGAGCGGGTCGGTCGAGCGGTGGTCGTGCGGCCCGGGCGCAGGCTGCGTAAGCTGGCGATGATCCGGGGGTGGACGATCGTCAACCCCCGGCGTCCCCGGGTCGATCGCGGGGCCCCCCCGGGGGCCGAATGA
- a CDS encoding ABC transporter substrate-binding protein, with protein sequence MPLRSRAGTLLLVIGGLALVAWMGYALTYGGASPGRGGGAGPVVEVAVFLPGREDWLDIREGVAACRARGLVEDVVEGPGSIEFRTPGQKRAVRLDWVEGGGVVSTRERVARLVDRPGPPAAFVGSNNTVLTAALAEALAEAAERRPGRDEGPVLLVPWATSVRVDRPGAASVPLLGLYRGRTFRFCPNNRQEAELVARVASDRVGEPGGAMIVVDGNDPYSRDLAEGFERALEVVAPGARAVIRRLDLSGPGSGGLDDRPGPTELAEAEHVWRFVAESPGDGPVWAVLPLQGSPTRRMIRALVDRSGPIGPRVLDRLQVLCGDGIGRDTLGDLAGRCTLPVWCVSSGTLPGPGDPGSSQIPSEIVSALALLLDRPGEGVPDLAVGLASLDLPADARAAFGRSLGFDESGERLAGDLGHVLAILPGRSEVLAFGPVSPDDLGDRPGPQGGEAALARH encoded by the coding sequence ATGCCACTTCGGAGTCGAGCCGGGACGCTCTTGCTGGTGATCGGCGGCCTGGCGCTGGTCGCCTGGATGGGCTACGCCCTGACCTACGGGGGCGCCTCTCCCGGGAGAGGCGGTGGGGCGGGCCCGGTGGTCGAGGTGGCGGTCTTCCTGCCCGGTCGGGAGGACTGGCTCGACATCCGGGAGGGGGTGGCCGCCTGCCGGGCCCGGGGGCTGGTCGAGGACGTGGTGGAGGGGCCGGGCTCGATCGAGTTCCGGACGCCGGGGCAGAAGCGGGCGGTCCGCCTGGACTGGGTCGAGGGGGGGGGCGTGGTCTCGACCCGGGAGCGGGTGGCCCGGCTGGTGGACCGGCCGGGGCCCCCCGCGGCGTTCGTCGGGTCCAACAACACGGTGCTCACCGCCGCCCTGGCCGAGGCGCTGGCCGAGGCGGCCGAGCGGAGGCCGGGCCGGGACGAGGGGCCGGTCCTGCTGGTCCCCTGGGCGACCTCGGTCCGGGTGGACCGGCCGGGGGCGGCCTCGGTGCCGCTGCTGGGGCTGTACCGGGGCCGGACCTTCCGGTTCTGCCCCAACAACCGGCAGGAGGCGGAGCTGGTGGCCCGGGTCGCGTCCGACCGGGTGGGGGAGCCCGGCGGGGCGATGATCGTGGTCGACGGCAACGACCCGTATTCCCGGGACCTGGCCGAGGGGTTCGAGCGGGCCCTGGAGGTGGTCGCGCCGGGGGCGAGGGCGGTGATCCGCCGCCTCGACCTGTCGGGCCCCGGCTCGGGGGGGCTCGACGACCGCCCCGGGCCGACCGAGCTGGCCGAGGCCGAACACGTCTGGCGGTTCGTCGCCGAGTCCCCCGGCGACGGGCCCGTCTGGGCGGTCTTGCCGTTGCAAGGGAGCCCGACCCGGCGGATGATCCGGGCGCTGGTGGACCGCTCGGGGCCGATCGGCCCCCGGGTCCTGGATCGGTTGCAGGTGCTCTGCGGGGACGGCATCGGCCGGGACACGTTGGGAGACCTGGCCGGGCGCTGCACCCTGCCGGTCTGGTGCGTCTCGTCCGGCACGTTGCCCGGGCCGGGGGATCCGGGCTCGTCCCAGATCCCGTCCGAGATCGTCTCGGCCCTGGCCCTGCTGCTGGACCGGCCCGGAGAGGGGGTGCCGGATCTGGCCGTCGGGCTCGCCTCGCTGGACCTGCCCGCCGACGCCCGGGCCGCCTTCGGCCGGTCGCTCGGGTTCGACGAATCCGGGGAGCGGCTGGCCGGCGACCTCGGCCACGTGCTGGCGATCCTCCCCGGCCGGTCCGAGGTGCTCGCCTTCGGGCCGGTCTCCCCCGACGACCTCGGCGATCGGCCCGGCCCCCAGGGGGGCGAGGCCGCCCTCGCCCGGCACTGA
- a CDS encoding sensor histidine kinase yields the protein MSLARRLAGAAARPMEILGVPGLVVGVVSVAALIFSLIVQAREYDRLRRAGREVSERAIEDWARSTAVDELGKGLADYADSWRSGPDDPTRLARLRGALARLGAEAEQGDARFAVVAIDRIELAPRGGPPAASWFSPSPPTPGLPEAEHRFGLLGRSAGGPALGVVVGYRPGVLIEEALTGLETSYRRLLLAVLGLSGYSLLCLGAMVVQARTLSDRAARESAQRATLDLADRTCHELGNVVFVLANERRNLVEYLDQFDRLLDRLPDALADALADAGVEPGKAARARRALDRRLADEGLDPEVELRTGSAIARDVARQISVCSQYIALTVRELDGYLKQSSLPVEPAPIRVGDAIDEALTLLGPRIESASAGVDRPPDGGMDRLVLADRRLLVHALVNLLKNALEATARGSTGDRPRIGISVEGEGPVVRIEVRDNGPGLPGSAASRVFEPGFSTKGPGRGRGLTIARDSIRAQGGTLRPLPPSGGPGARFQIELPVGSPGTP from the coding sequence ATGAGCCTCGCCCGACGCCTGGCCGGTGCCGCCGCCCGGCCGATGGAGATCCTGGGGGTGCCGGGGCTGGTGGTGGGGGTGGTGTCGGTGGCGGCACTGATCTTCAGCCTGATCGTGCAGGCCCGGGAATATGACCGGCTCCGGAGGGCGGGCCGGGAGGTCTCGGAGCGGGCGATCGAGGACTGGGCGCGGTCCACGGCGGTCGACGAGCTGGGCAAGGGCCTGGCCGACTACGCCGACTCCTGGCGATCGGGCCCCGACGACCCGACCCGCCTGGCCCGGCTCCGGGGCGCCCTGGCCCGGCTGGGGGCCGAGGCCGAGCAGGGGGACGCCCGGTTCGCCGTCGTGGCGATCGACCGGATCGAGCTGGCCCCCCGCGGGGGGCCCCCGGCGGCCTCCTGGTTCAGCCCCTCGCCGCCGACGCCGGGCCTGCCGGAGGCCGAACACCGGTTCGGGCTGCTCGGCCGGTCGGCGGGGGGACCGGCGCTGGGGGTGGTCGTCGGCTACCGGCCGGGGGTGCTGATCGAGGAGGCGCTGACGGGGCTGGAGACCTCCTACCGCCGCCTGCTGCTGGCGGTCCTGGGGTTGTCGGGGTACTCGCTGCTCTGCCTGGGGGCGATGGTGGTGCAGGCCCGTACCCTGAGCGACCGGGCCGCCCGGGAGTCGGCCCAGCGGGCGACCCTGGACCTGGCGGACCGGACCTGCCACGAGCTGGGGAACGTCGTCTTCGTGCTCGCCAACGAGCGGAGGAACCTGGTCGAGTACCTCGACCAGTTCGACCGGCTGCTCGACCGCCTCCCCGACGCCCTGGCCGACGCCCTGGCCGACGCCGGGGTCGAGCCCGGCAAGGCGGCCCGGGCCCGACGCGCCCTCGACCGCCGCCTGGCCGACGAGGGGCTCGACCCGGAGGTGGAGCTGAGGACCGGCTCGGCGATCGCCCGGGACGTGGCCCGGCAGATCAGCGTCTGCTCGCAGTACATCGCCCTGACGGTCCGGGAGCTGGACGGGTACCTCAAGCAGTCCTCCCTGCCGGTCGAGCCGGCCCCGATCCGGGTCGGGGACGCGATCGACGAGGCCCTGACGCTGCTCGGCCCCCGGATCGAGTCGGCCTCGGCCGGGGTGGACCGGCCCCCGGACGGGGGGATGGACCGGCTCGTCCTGGCCGATCGCCGGCTGCTGGTGCACGCGCTGGTCAACCTGCTCAAGAACGCGCTGGAGGCGACCGCCCGGGGCTCGACCGGCGACCGACCCCGGATCGGCATCTCGGTCGAGGGGGAGGGGCCGGTGGTGCGGATCGAGGTCCGCGACAACGGCCCCGGCCTGCCCGGGTCGGCCGCCTCCCGGGTCTTCGAGCCCGGCTTCTCCACCAAGGGGCCCGGCCGGGGCCGCGGCCTGACCATCGCCCGGGACTCGATCCGGGCCCAGGGGGGCACCCTCCGGCCGCTCCCCCCCTCCGGGGGACCCGGCGCCCGGTTCCAGATCGAGCTGCCGGTCGGGTCTCCCGGGACGCCCTGA